Below is a window of Electrophorus electricus isolate fEleEle1 chromosome 12, fEleEle1.pri, whole genome shotgun sequence DNA.
CCCCCCGGACCCGCTGCCGCTGATCACCACATCCGCACCCCCAGACCCACCACTGCTTATTGCCACAGTCGTGCCCCCAGACCCCCCTGACCCGCCGCCACTCACTGCCACAGCCGTGCCCCCGGACCTGctagttcctgttcctggagtggaagaagccactTCACAAGTCCCTATACCTCATGCCAGGCCTGTTCCCATGGTTGCTCCTGGAAGTTCTGTAGAGACACGGACTCTCCTGAGACAACCCTCCCCAGCACTGAACTTTGGACCACTGATATATTTAATTCTGCATGATCTagtcaaaatatattaaatgtttataattcaatatttattgCCCTAATGAACATGGAAACATAAAATAAGCTGTTTCTTTTCTGCAAATCATATTTGCAAAAAGGGGTCTTGTGACgtaaacagcacagaggaagcgagaggcgaggTAGAACAtacttgttctttattttccataagtTCTCTATAATTACACAACCTGGATTAGGTTATAGGTGATAGGCAGATCTAGTTTAGTGAAAAACctggctcctctcagctgttccAATGCTGCTGGAACCAGGGGGAGGGTATATGGGTACTGCACCAACAGTTTGTTGAGGCCCCAATAGTCCATGCAGGTTCTTAGGCCCCCGTCCttcttctttacaaagaagacTCTGGCTGAGGCTGGAGAGGTAGAGGGATGATGTACCCTTGTTCCAGAGCCTCCGTGATGTACTGGTCCACCGCCTGTTCCTCCTCCTGGAAGAGGGAATAGAGTCTGCACCTGGGGGGTTTTGCCCCCTCCTTGAGGGTTATAGCACAGTCCCAGTCCCAATGGGATGGAAGCTGTGCTGCCTTCAAGGGTCTAAATACCTGCGCCAAGTCCTTGCGCTCTTGGGGAATGGAGATTGGTCTATCGGCTCCTGGGCTCTATATCGAAGTTGCTCGTAGCAACATCACCTTGTTCGCGAAGCACTTCAGGCTGCATAAGGGCGGCCACCGCAGGACTCGATTCTCCTTCTAAATCACCTGCAGGTTGTGAGTCATCAGCCATGGCAGCCCTAATGTGATAGAGTGGGAGAGGGATGGAAGGAGTGAAAAGCTGATGCACTCTGAGTGTCCATCTTGGGTGATGAGGAGTACACAGGGAGTGACATGTGTGATGTAGCCAGAACCTACCGGGCCCACATCCAGGGCTTGTACGCTTAGCAAAGAGGGTAAAGTGATTGCCTTAATCACCAACCTCTTAGCGAAGCCCCAGTCCATGACATTACTCGAGTCAGCTAGGGCAGATGCGGAAAGCAACCTAAACTTATATGACACCTCTCCCAGCAGTTTAAACATGGAGCGAGATGGGGAACAACTCACCGTGTTGTTGCCTCTCCAATGATCTCCCCTCTTGGGCTGTACCCCTGCTGCATCCAGCTGCATGGGCCCCTCCGGGTTGTCGTTCAGCCTGGTGGGTCCGGTTACCTCGCATAGTGGGGAATTCCATTGTATACACTGACGTTTTTCTTGGAGGAGGCGGTCGTACCTAATGGCAAGGTGAACCACCTCGTTCAATGTACTAGCCTCCTGCTTGCAGGCTAGCTCAGGCTGTAGTTCTGCCATTAACCCATGTACAAAAGCGTCAGTCTACATGGGTTTGTTCCACCACGTCCCTGCTGCCAGAGTCTGGAACTCCATAGCGtactctgctgctctgctgaTCTTAATCCCTGTTTTAAGCGTAGCAGCATTTGTCCACAGAGCCTCCCTTGGCATGGATGGTTAAACACCGCTCACATCTTTCCCATGAAACCCGCGTAATCATTAAGTAATGCCAAATTTTTAGTAACCAGATCCGCTTCCCAGACGTGAGCATTACCCGTGAGCCTGGAGATGATGTACGATGCTTTGGCACAATCGGATAACTACAGCTGATAACCGAAAAACAGTTTGCAATGCACTATGAACCCATCGCAGGTTTCTGGATCTCCTCCATATGCCTCTGAGGAGGCAATTAAGCCTCTTACCCCTTCAGGTATAGAAGGGCTGGCAGGGGAGGTAGTTCATCCCTCAGGGCTCAAGGCCAGGCGGTTAACAAACTGGCTGAGGGTCTGCACCATCGATCGAACTTCCCCGATTTCCTGCTTTTGAAGTGGCACCATCTGAACAACCAGCAGGGGAGTCCAGTCAGGACTGCTCGCTTCACTTCCTGAAGGCTGCACATTTTGTGATGTAGGTGGCGAGAGGCGAGGTAGAACTtacttgttctttattttccataagttctctataatcacacaaaacaattcCAGGTTGAGTATCCTTGTGGGTAGCATTTGCACCAATGGGCACTGAAGGTCTCGTCCGCTAATGCGCAGTGCTGTCTTTCTGAACCTGCAGGAATATATAGTGTATAGAGTatattattacaaatgtttagaAATTCTCCCATAAGACAAACATCTAATAGTATTTTGAATCaaatttatttgctttattacCTGATACAGTCAAAAATGTTCCagtgttaaatgtaattttgttggACAGAAGCATTCCATAGTAGTATGTTCCTTCATCATCTGTAGTAGCCTTTGGAATATGCAGAAAAATACTGCTCTTTGTCCttgtcacaattagtccctcccatcttccgggttccatgttttccatgttttgtgtattttagttccatgccatagtttcattttatcCACGCCTtctttgattgcttacacctgtccctcgtttccaACTtaagttcatatatttaaaccctgtcatatgccctgtgttttggctgttcatgcTTAGGttcattatatataaatgcttgtatgtaagtttgtactccatgcctttgtgtttcttagcctttgttatagcctgttttccCCTGTTAgctttcttgtgtttttgttgatcatgtatccccgtgctctctgtgttgttaaaatgaccctggactgctacaatgactctggttgtggatttgcccataataaatctccacacatgcatccacctcctcACCACTCATGTTTACAGTCCTTTCCACTTTAAAGCCAAATTTGTTGAATACAGGGAAAACAATAGTGTCTATCCATGCTTCCTGCATTCCAATATCCTGAGGCATTTATCCTGGTGTTTGCTTGTACCAAACCATATCTAACCCCACTgttttttagggtttttttggggttttttctgtAAATGTGCACTACAATGTGACAGATTCCCCAGGCTTAGCTGAGACATAGGGAGGCTGATAAAGTGTCAGAACTTCTGGCTGGCCTAAAAATGAGGTTTGACCTGTCCTAGCTTAGCATACATGACAAATCTCAAATTAGATCTGTGTAGATCTAATAGTAACTCTAAAAGTTTCCAGCAACAACATATTGTTCCAGCAACAACATATCATAAGTCTGTGTGCCAATGGGCACACAGACTTATGAGATGACCCAGATCTCCTGGCCAATGGGCAACACAGAGTTATCAACAAAAGGAAGTGCTCCACCTTTAGCGGCAGTCTGGAGGGCTCCATTAGGGGCCGTGAGTGTCCTTCCTTAGACCCTCAGCCCTTCACCTCTGCTCACTTGAACACTTGAACACTATTATTGGCACATTTTGTTTagctttgtttattcatgtcaGCTTTGTTATATCTGTCATTTGATTAGCCTAGTTATGTTTGCTAGCATTGCAGTGTTGTGACTTTGCTAGTATTGTTACCATCCAAGCATACACTCTGGTTTCTAGTCTCTCACCTTGCACTGTACTTCTATGGTCTGTTGCCCCACGAGGTGTCAGCTCCCCCTGTGTCTCCCCCTGTGTCTGGTTAGAATGTGCACATACCTACATTTTCATCAGCAGGTATTCTTATCGCCAAGATGGTCTATTATATAGGTGGACACCACAGCCTGGAtgttttgtacagtgtagtgaAGGGTAGCGGGTagatttctttgtgtttatccaaTCTAGTAAAGATAGCTGCTTAGTATCACAGTATAGGCTAGGCTGGATTGTTTGATTTTCTTTGGTTCATAACCTTCCTCTTAGgtctgtaacacacacccaATAGAACAACCATCAGACAATGCAAAATAATGatctatgaaataaataataataataatcatgttGTGACATGAGCAGTTCtgaaaaatctaaaatttaTTAGTACATTGTTGCCTCCAGGTGAGATTatcataaacatttacaaaatctACAAGCAGAAAAGGAATTAACAGAGCACAATTAGATTTCTGGATCTTGAGAATGCTTTAGAGTATATTACATGAGAGGTTCAATGTGAAACCACTCATAACAAATCTTGACTGTCTACAGTACATCTATATTTCTTAGGACCAGTCATTCACCCCTTATATCTGtacattcatttttcagtaaAGTGTGCAGAAGGATCAGAAGCACAGATAAGAGCACATCCTTAGCTTAAGATCACTGAATGCTCAGGCATGTGTAACCAGTCACGTTACGTAGACATAGATGGGGACATTACATGGGACTTAAACATTTCTAATCAACATTTTCCCaaatagaaattaaaacattttacacactgtGAAGCAGAACTGGTGCTGTGTAAAGGCAGTACTTGCTAAATTTGTAAATTATGCTCAACAGCAGGCCAAAGAGATTTAATCAAACAAGCTTTGGTCAGTAACAGTGGGACATCTGATGTCAGAGTACATGCAGTCTTGAGTCTGTTCTTTCTCCCTGTGATTTCTTCCAGTTTTCCTCCCGTTAAAACGCAGGGCAGCATAACTCAGCTCCACACTATCATGGTCCTATtgcaatgaacacaaacagacttAGGTTCTGCCTTCACTGGGACGTTTCACCAATCTGTGCCTTTGCTGTTACCTGTCACAGGGTCTGGAGGGCATATCTATAAGTCATTTTAAAGGTCTGTTCACATACAAGCAGGCTTATCCATCCATGTGCAGCCAAAAGAAAGAGCTGGATGAAATAGCTGGGTCCTTCATTAATATCTTTAATCAGCTCAATAAGACAAATGGTGCATCACAAATATagcacatctgtgtgttgtATTATTACTTGCAGCTCTGAGAATGCTACAGAGCATGAGGGTTGTGAGTTTTCCATTTCACCTACCACCGTTAtacactacctggccaaaaaaaaggttaccACCTGAATTTAACTAACCAAACAGGTaggagcctcccattggataattactgcatgggtgattatgtttcagctggcaacaagttatttaaccctaactaatgcagtgagtagcttctcatttgttaaacaaccatgtcaaaagacacatcctgtggtcgtggaaaagatgttaatctgtttcagaagggtcaaattattggtatgcatcaagcagagaaaacatctaaggacattgctgaaactactaaaattgggttaagaactgtccaatgcattattaaaaagtggaaggacagtggggaaacatcatcttcgaggaaggaatgtggtcagaaaaaaatcttgaatgatcgtgactggcgatcacttaaacgcaAATcctagaaaaacaacagtagaactgagggatatgtttaatagtaaaagtaacagaatttacacacacacaatgttaaggtaactcaagggattgggactaaacagctgtgtagccttcagaaaaccacttgtcagtgaggctaactggcaaaaacagcttcaatttgctagggagcataaagattggacactggagcaatggaagaaggtcatgtggtctgatgagtccagatttaccctgctccagagtgatgggcacatcagggtaagaagagaggcggctgaagtgatgcacccatcatgcctagtgcctaccatacaagcctgtgggggcagtgctatgatctggggttgctgcagttggtcaggtcttggttcagcaatgttatgtgcccaaagaatgaggtcagctgactacctgaatatactgaacgaccaggttattacatcaatggattttttcttccctgatggcacgggcatattccaagatgacaataccAGGATTCactgggctcaaattgtgaaagagaggatcagggagcatgagacatcattttcacacatggactggccaccacagagtccagacctgaaccccactgagaatctttgggatgagaagactttgcgcagtggtccaaatctcccatcatcaatacaagatcttggggaaaaatcaatgcaactctggacagaaatgcAAGTTGTggcattgcagaagcttgtggaaatgacgccacagtgaatgcgtgctgtaatcaaagctaaaggcagtccaacgaaatattagtgtgtgaccttttttttggccaggcagtgtatatgttttattacaaagAGGACTACAATTAAGTTCAGCTGTATTTATTTCTACACTGAAACGTTTTCCTGCCATACAAATAttgtaactgtaattattaaTGCATGTTTCCTTTACTCACTGTAATTGTTGCTGTCAGTTTGAGCATGCATTGTGTCTGGGATTAGACCTTGCACAGAGAGATCTGAGCTCCTCAGAGTTCCTGTCACTATTTTTAGGACAcgtatttcacaaaaatatctcACTTTTGACCGACCACTTTTATCTCCATGCTACCTCTGAAACTTGAGCAAAACAAGTTTCACATAGCATAATAttactgcttttaaatgcttttaaagtgATAAGAGCAGACCAGAGCATTtgcacacatttccacaaaaaaatatacaaaatatgaaattacaaTGTATAAGATATACCTGATTGATTTTTCTCACTGTAGCAgtgctttgtttctctggagggaaaaacaaaaaaacaaacaaacatccatcTGGTTTCACTATGTGtagtgaatatatattttaccttattgaataaaacattgcacattgttttttattgacatatttaaacatatggctcttaaaatacatataattctaaaatgtcacatatcttttttttttcaaatggagAAGGcacattcagttattttaatgaacaCTTACCACTGCTGGGTCGACAATTTCtccatttacaaattaaaatggctTGAGCAAAGATCACAATTACACAAGCTCCCAAAGCTGCTCCCAGCCAGATCACTGCAGGACCAACAGTCTTGGCTGTAGAAAAGGAATGATcacaaaacagcatgaaatgtTATTATTCTTGTGATAGTGTCAAGGTAAAAAGCTGAGATAGCTCAAACACATTAACCATAAAtaatctgcaaacacacaaataggcCACACGTGATCTTTAATCTGTTTGTAAATATCAAACCATTTGAATAAAATAGTCTTTGGTGTCACTGAACAACTCAGTGCTGCTAATTAACAGAATGATGGATTTAACGACTTCAGTTTGCACAACACTGCATTAATGTTAGCCTTATATTTAATACTGTGACTGTATTTCATCACATGACCAATGAATATAGAATTTTAAGAATTTCATACAATACCAAAAGGTATTTAGATGCTTACTCAAATCTACTGTCGTCCCATTTCCAAGAAGGATCTTGCCACAGGTGGCCACAGCGCAGTAGTAAGTGCCAGTATCAGAGAGGTTGAGGACACTCTTGGAGAGgttgtacacacagctgtgtggagaagagctgatctcacactgatggctgctgttgtgatgagtgtaaatgatttcaggatgggagtctcctgcagcagctctgaaccagagcactcggagttctgctgttctcctctcagagaggacggtgcactgcagagacactgactctcctggggAAACCACACCCAGCACTGGACTTTGGACCACTGATACTTGATagttatcatttttatttaaatatcctgttaagaataaaatatatagacatTAAGACACAGCTATATACTCTTTACTATATACACATTTAGATTTTCCTACCTTTGTAAACAGCATAAGTCATAAAAAGTAAACTTTCTGTCTTACATGCAACAAACTATAACATATTTCAACATTCtttaacatatttcatataagaaaatatacacttggttcataacataataatgcacaaaatgtgcaagttatttgaaaattattttggtgttaaaatgaattaggcctttaagaaaaaaaaggttatagTGGCCAAAAGGTATAACTTCTTACCTTTCACTGATAACAATGCTCCCTTTCCAAACACAATCTCAAACCTTCTAATGCCACAGTAATACATGGCTTCATCTGAAGGTTCAATGCTagaaatgttcaaatgacaGAACCCTCTTCCCTTCACAACAGTGAACTTTGGAGGTTTAAATTCACTGTAGTAAGAGGAAGTCTCTACTGATTTCTGAGTCATGGCCATTATACGAGGCTCCTGTCCTGTTTTTTGCTGGTACCAAACGATGGGATCGGTGTTGTCCTCTTCCAGCAGAAAGCACTGGAGAGTCACATTCTCTCCAAATGCAGCGGTGGTCACAGAGTTCAGCTGATTGACACCTTTTGCCCAAAGAATGAAACCTTGGTTCATGCCAAAGGTAACTCTATAAACCATGTGCAAAGGTACTTATTTGTGCAGCTGAAAAAGACATGTATCTTAGGAATGCATGTGCCTTCGGCTGAATAGGGCCTAAAACATTACTGAACGTGTAAATATTGCTGAGagaaaaactttgaaaaatgtaGCATAATTACTGCAAAAGCAGATGGTACTCACCTATTTCACTAGAAAGAACCGCAGTGAGACACATCAGGACCATTCTCCAGATGCCCAGGTCCTGTTGCATGGTGTGTTTGCTTGATAAAATGCCGAAAGGTCAAACAGCTTCATAAGTTGACGTAACTTATTTACATCACATACTTCCTGTGTTTTTCCTCCAATTAGAAACTGTAACAAAAATGCTGTACAGTCcccttaaaaacatttttttgtgtcaTATGTTGTTTCAGTTCTTCAAGttaagttttttattatttcacacATTCGTGGGATAAGAGCTCTTGGATAGTtttgtataataatatttattagtatttcgGACAAATTTATTATACAGTGGCAAACTATCATCATTCCACTGAAAACAGAGCCTTTCTCAATACTtccagtaaaaaaataaaacaaaaaaaaaaaagaaagaaaaagattcagCTCATTTTTTCGACATCACAAAAATGGCTTTAACCTATCATGGTCCAATATGCTAATTAGGATGCAATGTAATGGGTAAAATATGCATAACATATTAATCACATGTCCCAGATCTTTAGGGATTACATAAAGTCCTATCCCATAACTCTCCCCATTTCTCTTCACTACCCATGAATGAAACTCACTTTGAAGCCCATCACATCACAAACATTCATCAATTAGACATTAGAAAGTATGAAACATTAACTGCTACCATAGTGACCTTCCTGGTGACCAACTGGTACTATATAGCACTACTGATACTATATAGCACTACTGATACTGCATGTTCAGTGTCACCAGTTGCACATAGTTTTACATGTAAGTTTTACTGTAATCATACAgccaaataaacacagccaaACTAACACAGCTGAAAATCAAATCAGATCTGACTTGGTCTCTCTGGTGACTAAGGCCAGCACAAACACCACTGGtactgttaatgcatgctcagtgtcCCTGGCTCCATCACTGCActactcacactcaaactcatTTACCctgtacatacattaaaacacaccaacagTACCATACATGCATTAAGCAACACCACTGTTCACCTCCTACAACTAACACCACCTTTATAGTCCCACTCTACACAGCTATAACTTACTGCACTCATTTATATTTCACCCCCAACTTCAACCACAGCAACCAGCTAGCACTTTTATCTACATATCTACCATCTATTTTCATCTGAGAACTCCAACAGTACAGTTTTATCCAGCAGCCTCTCAAGCTAAACTCCAGCAGGGAAGGACTACATGCCTACTTGTCTTTATCGTTACTGGCATACTATGTGATCACCAGTCGTTATCAAATAATGCATATTTCATcttgttcatattttgtgctcAAATGGAATCATTAATTCAATGAAATAAACTTTGCTCACCCTCTGAAAACAACACCATGTCCTCGGAGCAATAGGTCCAATACACAAAATTGCCTATCTACAGTCAGTTTCCAGTCTCACAGTTTATCCCACTACTGGCACTGCTAACTTGTACTTACACACtaatcctctttctttctctcacaaacCTGATAGAGCTTCTTCACACTTTTCCTCCTGCATTTGAATAAGCAATCGAGTAACTGAATTTACTcagttgctttctctctgtaataggtctttgtatttctgtctgttgttaATACTTAACAGAGACCCAGTTCCTTTGCCTTATCTGCAGAATACCAAATCGTACCATTCCATAGTCATAAATAACCATACCTTATTTATTCAACTTATTTTTAGTCTCATTTTCAGTCCATTCAAACAGtattagaatcagaatcagagttattatgtttttcttaatactttaatattatTGAGTTTTCCAAACTATACCCATGCTCGAACAATTATGAGGTTCATTTAATGTGAGTAGTTGTCAGATTGTCAGGGGTATTAAGATGTGACAATTACTGTGGTCAGGATCTCTGTTTGCTAGCAGTAACATTAACTAGCCTTCAAACCAGATGACAAATATCATgcataatgtttaaatgtaaagccGAGTCTTATTGACAatgttttgtcatattttgaCGTGAGTCGCTCCTATTATGCTAATCACAGAGAATGACGATGtaaatcaaaactaaaaaataaattaaaagactGAAAGACTGAAAAACTATACCTGTCTACTTCAGAGTTAATGTCAGATgtaattttcaaatttgtttgtttgtctcttttcttaAAACTTgtaattcattttcattatatttaatttgactATTATACCTTAGTTTTAGTCATGTTTCAGTGACTGGAgatcaattttaattttattgtaattgtattatctttcatttgcattcaaCTAGTCACAGGGCAGAGACCCCACACACATGAGCACCAATCTCAGATCTCGATCATCCCACACCTAACAGTCCTTCCAATCACATCCTGGTTTACTTTCATCAGAATACTGAttatcacttacacacacctgtttccaaacccctcccccatacTTAAAGTCCTCCTCCACATGACACTTCAGGTTACCTGCTCATCCAGCCAAATACCTGAAGCAGGTCTCTGTGTTCTTGTTATTTTTCCTTGCTTTGTCTTGCACTGAATTAAGCCAGCTCATTTGAATTTTGCTCATGCATTGTTTCTGTTTGCACAATGTCacaattttcatatttagtCATGTAGTCAGTTATTTTACCTTGTCCAAATTATGCTTACCTTGTCCAAATTATGCTGACCAGGTCATACAGAGTTAAGCTAATCAGTGGTAGATTTGTTTAGAATTTATTGTTTGTGGAGTTTTTATGTGGTAGGTGTTCAGAAGGCAAAAGGAATACAACCACCACATATTCCAGTAGGTCTGAGCTCACTTTTTCGGTTCatcagcattttattacatcattattAGAACCGTGCACTATTAGTCGACGTGAGGCTTGTTTTGGATTGATGCTGGAATTACACACTGAGCTGCTCTCATGATTCCTTCATCCATGTGAGAGCTGAGATGTGACCTGAATGGGAGGCAGGGTGGTGTTTTACCAGATCAGTTGTTGAGACTGGGAGAGTCACTGCTAAACTGAGACTGATGGCTAAGAGACTCTTTGtatcattttcttctctttttcactcctccactgcctccctctctctccctctctttctctctttctctctctctctctctctgtctctctctctctctctctctctcactaaggggaacaataaaattataaaaaattatacttGTGCATGAATGTTCCTTACATTTGATCTAAATGCAATTAGTCAatggaaatatataaatgttaaatatataaaaagtaatatCTGTATAAATagcataaattatataatttctgcatgtattatatttatgaatatattgaATTTTTTGTTATATCACAGTCCAAGTAGTGTTTGGTAATGTATGTCTTTTCAGAAaatagtgttggtgttggtgttggtgtgtgggggggtgtgtgagcaTTCTTGGTTTTACATTATTTCTAAATATCAGTCATTGAGAACATCTGGTTTTCAAAATGTTGAAAGGCTTTTAAAAGctttcaaatgtacattttttttcattctccatctgattttaattatgttaatgttgtgtgtggattttattttatatatattttttaaagcttgtGTGCTACACTACAGTTTTACTACCACGTCATCTTTAATTAAAGTACACTGCAGGTTCTTCATGGAATATTCTGCATTTCTACAtacttatatacacatatgtatgcatattatatatatatatatatatatatatatatatatatatatatatatatatatatatatatatatatatatatatatatatatatatatatatatatatgtaatgggATTGGCTGTGggcttgcgtgtgcgtgtatatgaAACCCAGGCTCTGATGTGCTAGTGGTCACCCCAGGTTTGTGTGCTGACGTGTTAAGGCTGTAGTTGGTggtttcacagctctgtgctggtctctATTCTTTGCTCCCTCACCCACCCTCTATACCAAACAGTTTCTCTGCTTCAACTCAGTAGGCCACTTTGACCACCCCACACGACTTTCTCAGAACAACAACCCATGTTTCCCCCGTCAAAGTTTCCACAGGATGCACAGAGCTATTCTTAAAATGATCGtttgtttcagaaacatttcagatgctaAGCTGATCTATAATAAACAAAGTGAAAGTAGTTTTTGCTTTGAGCTTCACAGTAACTTCGATGTTTGGGTATTTTGATCGGCTAGGTTTCTGATAATTCATCAGATATCTTTTACTTCCATTTAAGTTCTTGCgatcttatttttatatattaattctTATGCATTTAACCCTTAGCTGAAAGAGAACATCTAGCATGCGAAAACCCACTTGGGTTAAACGTTTAACGTATTTGCgagaatataattaaatatcaaaAGTAAAAGTTTAATTCCTCATGTTTGAGTGGGAGTTTATTTCAGGGACACATGATTCAATGTGGGCAATTTATTTCTATCCAACCTATTTCTAATTTCAAATTACTATACTTAGATTTACATAAGGGAGAATGAAATTgattaaatagaataaaatagatcTCTTTTAAGtgtaacaggctaacagaagaAGTGCATGAACACCtaaaaatattacagcaggGCATTGGTAGATTTACTTGTTCTCTTCACCACCAtttttttcgtgtgtgtgtgtgtatatttctgcGCATGTATGTTAAGGTACATTATTGAATACCCCACTGCCCATGGGTAACGGATAATTATACACGCAGTTTGGAACTAGAATTGTGCAATATAATTGACTACTGAAACATGACCCTTTGTGACAAAACAAGTCtgaagcaggatgtggggatgaggcacgttgagacaaatgttttatttacacagaacaCCTACACTTAATACACATGCTAAAgtacatcaaacaccgacaaacataCGATGATACa
It encodes the following:
- the LOC118242261 gene encoding uncharacterized protein LOC118242261 isoform X2 yields the protein MVYRVTFGMNQGFILWAKGVNQLNSVTTAAFGENVTLQCFLLEEDNTDPIVWYQQKTGQEPRIMAMTQKSVETSSYYSEFKPPKFTVVKGRGFCHLNISSIEPSDEAMYYCGIRRFEIVFGKGALLSVKGYLNKNDNYQVSVVQSPVLGVVSPGESVSLQCTVLSERRTAELRVLWFRAAAGDSHPEIIYTHHNSSHQCEISSSPHSCVYNLSKSVLNLSDTGTYYCAVATCGKILLGNGTTVDLTKTVGPAVIWLGAALGACVIVIFAQAILICKWRNCRPSSEKQSTATVRKINQDHDSVELSYAALRFNGRKTGRNHREKEQTQDCMYSDIRCPTVTDQSLFD
- the LOC118242261 gene encoding uncharacterized protein LOC118242261 isoform X1; translation: MQQDLGIWRMVLMCLTAVLSSEIGVNQLNSVTTAAFGENVTLQCFLLEEDNTDPIVWYQQKTGQEPRIMAMTQKSVETSSYYSEFKPPKFTVVKGRGFCHLNISSIEPSDEAMYYCGIRRFEIVFGKGALLSVKGYLNKNDNYQVSVVQSPVLGVVSPGESVSLQCTVLSERRTAELRVLWFRAAAGDSHPEIIYTHHNSSHQCEISSSPHSCVYNLSKSVLNLSDTGTYYCAVATCGKILLGNGTTVDLTKTVGPAVIWLGAALGACVIVIFAQAILICKWRNCRPSSEKQSTATVRKINQDHDSVELSYAALRFNGRKTGRNHREKEQTQDCMYSDIRCPTVTDQSLFD